One region of Priestia megaterium genomic DNA includes:
- a CDS encoding amino acid permease: protein MNIPQGQPGELKRTMKTRHLFMISLGGCIGTGFFLGSGYTINEAGPMGAMISYLVGGIIMYLTMLCLGELSVAMPVAGSFQTYSTKFIGPATGFAIGWLYWLGWAVTVALEFLAAGQLMQRWFPGSPVWLWCAIFGALIFSLNALSAKAFGETEFWFSSVKIFAIIMFIVVGGAAMFGLIDMKSGQEAPLLSNFFAEGLFPNGVTALLITMITVNFSFQGTELIGIAAGESENPEKTIPKAIKQTVWRTLFFFVLSVFVLASMIPREKAGVVESPFVVVLDSVGVPYAADIMNFIILTALLSVANSGFYAATRMLYSLSREGMASPALGKVNKRGVPFNALLITLVISCFSLLSSVVAAKTVFVWLISLAGLGAQIGWIAITASLLAFRRAYVAKGGKVEDLKFRTPLYPVLPIVALITNCIVMISLAFDPEQRMALYCGGIFFIGCYVYYYLKIRKQNQSKQEQEVQLAENKRMII, encoded by the coding sequence ATGAATATTCCACAGGGACAGCCAGGAGAATTAAAAAGAACGATGAAAACAAGGCATCTTTTTATGATATCACTAGGAGGATGTATTGGTACCGGTTTTTTTCTTGGTTCAGGTTATACCATCAATGAAGCAGGTCCGATGGGAGCAATGATTTCCTACTTAGTAGGAGGGATCATTATGTATCTAACGATGCTGTGTCTTGGAGAATTATCCGTTGCTATGCCAGTTGCAGGATCGTTTCAAACGTACTCCACTAAATTTATCGGCCCTGCAACAGGTTTTGCGATTGGATGGCTGTACTGGCTAGGATGGGCAGTAACGGTGGCACTTGAGTTTTTAGCTGCCGGACAATTAATGCAAAGATGGTTCCCAGGCTCGCCCGTTTGGTTATGGTGCGCCATTTTTGGAGCGTTAATTTTTTCACTAAATGCACTTTCAGCCAAAGCATTTGGTGAAACAGAATTTTGGTTTTCAAGCGTTAAAATTTTCGCCATCATTATGTTTATTGTGGTAGGCGGAGCGGCAATGTTTGGACTTATTGATATGAAAAGCGGACAGGAAGCACCGCTTCTATCAAACTTCTTTGCCGAAGGGCTGTTTCCAAACGGTGTAACGGCTTTACTGATTACAATGATTACGGTGAACTTTTCGTTTCAAGGAACAGAATTGATTGGAATTGCGGCGGGAGAAAGTGAAAATCCGGAAAAAACAATTCCAAAAGCGATCAAGCAAACGGTTTGGCGTACGCTTTTCTTTTTCGTCTTATCCGTGTTTGTCTTAGCAAGCATGATTCCTCGTGAAAAAGCAGGCGTTGTAGAAAGCCCGTTTGTTGTTGTGTTAGATAGTGTAGGTGTACCTTACGCGGCGGATATTATGAACTTTATCATTTTAACAGCTCTTCTTTCAGTCGCAAACTCTGGGTTTTACGCGGCTACACGTATGCTTTATTCTCTTTCAAGAGAAGGAATGGCAAGTCCTGCGCTTGGAAAAGTCAACAAAAGAGGTGTACCGTTTAATGCACTATTAATTACGCTTGTGATTTCATGCTTTTCGCTGCTTTCAAGCGTAGTGGCAGCTAAAACCGTTTTCGTATGGCTGATTTCACTCGCTGGACTTGGCGCTCAAATTGGCTGGATTGCGATTACAGCTTCACTGCTTGCATTCCGTCGTGCTTACGTGGCTAAAGGTGGAAAAGTAGAAGATCTGAAATTTAGAACACCTCTTTATCCGGTTCTGCCTATCGTAGCGCTTATTACGAACTGTATTGTTATGATCAGTCTTGCGTTTGATCCTGAGCAGCGAATGGCGTTATACTGCGGAGGTATCTTCTTTATAGGCTGTTATGTTTATTATTATTTGAAAATTCGAAAACAAAATCAGTCAAAACAGGAGCAAGAAGTTCAGCTTGCGGAAAATAAACGAATGATTATTTAA
- the rocF gene encoding arginase — translation MKKEISIIGVPMDYGQTRRGVDMGPSAIRYAGMNTRLEALGYTVHDEGDIKVEIKERADVDKNTNLKNLAAVASGNEQLAARVEEVKEQDRFPLILGGDHSIAIGTLAGVAKGSENLGVIWYDAHGDLNTAETSPSGNIHGMPLAVSLGIGHPVLLNIGGYTPKIKPENLVIIGARSLDDGEKELIKEKGIKVYTMHEIDRLGMTQVMKETIDYLSGTDGVHLSLDLDGLDPDDAPGVGTPVKGGISYRESHLAMEMLAEADMVTSAEFVEVNPILDQHNKTAEVAVALMSSLFGDKLL, via the coding sequence ATGAAAAAAGAAATTTCAATTATCGGTGTACCAATGGATTACGGGCAAACAAGAAGGGGCGTAGACATGGGGCCGAGCGCAATCCGCTATGCGGGCATGAATACACGCTTAGAAGCTCTTGGCTATACCGTACATGATGAAGGCGATATTAAAGTAGAGATTAAAGAACGGGCAGACGTGGATAAAAATACGAATTTGAAAAACTTAGCGGCTGTAGCCAGCGGAAATGAACAGCTTGCTGCAAGAGTTGAAGAAGTGAAAGAGCAAGACCGCTTTCCGTTAATATTAGGCGGAGATCACAGTATTGCAATTGGAACGCTTGCAGGAGTGGCGAAAGGTTCAGAAAATTTAGGCGTTATTTGGTATGATGCTCATGGTGATTTAAATACCGCTGAAACATCTCCATCGGGCAACATTCACGGCATGCCGTTAGCGGTGAGCCTGGGTATAGGACATCCTGTACTTTTAAATATTGGAGGGTATACACCAAAAATTAAACCTGAAAATCTAGTTATTATCGGTGCACGCTCACTAGATGATGGTGAAAAAGAGTTAATTAAAGAAAAAGGAATTAAAGTGTATACGATGCATGAAATTGATCGTTTAGGTATGACGCAAGTGATGAAAGAAACGATTGATTATTTAAGCGGTACAGACGGTGTGCACCTGTCGCTGGACTTAGACGGCTTAGATCCAGATGATGCACCAGGCGTAGGTACACCTGTAAAAGGCGGCATCAGCTACCGAGAAAGTCATTTAGCAATGGAAATGCTAGCGGAAGCAGACATGGTGACATCTGCTGAATTTGTAGAAGTGAACCCCATTTTAGATCAGCATAACAAAACTGCAGAAGTAGCGGTTGCGTTAATGAGTTCATTGTTTGGCGATAAGCTTTTATAG